The following is a genomic window from Anopheles aquasalis chromosome 3, idAnoAquaMG_Q_19, whole genome shotgun sequence.
AAATCCAGCAATGCCACAGCCTCACGCAAACACGTAAGCTTCGGACGTACTCTACGGCCACAATGAGACGGATTAGAAAAGAGCGATACCCAACGCTCAATTGGATGCCCATTTGCGAAAACTCACTTGTCGTACACCGCTTGCAGTGGCACGGAATCATCGATGCTATCGCCGGCTTGATCATGCTCCAGCACGATCATGCTGGCCCGGAGTGGCCACTGTTCCGTGAGGTTGATCCACGAGCTTAACCGATACCAGCTGAACTCTATCTGGAAGGCCTTCAACAAGCGAACTGAAATGAAAAGACAGGAGTAAGATTCGTATACCCGTAGCGCATGCCAATGATCGCCGGTTGTCCGCTCTTACCAGTGATGTAGATTACGTTCATCAACCGACGCATGCTCCGCGGATTGACATCGCTAAAGTAATCATCCGTTAGGATGATCTTTGACAGATCCATCGGCGGGTTTTGGCCCAGCTTGTGCAGATTCGAACCGATCGAGCTAGCGATCGAGTCGGAAACGCGCAACTTTTTGCTACCACCCCTCGACGAGCTTGGCATCGCGCGTAGCTTCTCCTGCGAGGACATAATCTCCGAAGCGTTCGACAGCCTCCGGGCCGATGCCGAGTGGCCCAGGTGCGCGGTCGGTTGATCATCATCCCGCCCCATATCGGGCATCATTCGCCGGTGTGTATTGAGGGCCGTGTTTTGTGCCCGTTGCACTTTTCGCAGTCCGGAATTTTGCAGATACACCGGCAGGTGAACGAGATTGCGCAGAAAATCGTGCCCACCGATACCACCTTCGGTGAACAGCCGACGGCTGTTCGCTTCCGCTGCCTTCGCTATAACGTGCGGATCAACCGCTAGTAGCAGAACGAACGGTCGCTGTGGTCCCGAGAGTAGCGTCTGGATGGCATTCAGAATCGTGAGCGTACGTTCGGTGTCGCAAGAATCTAACGCATCCACCACACCGACCAGCCGGCTCTGTTGCCCGGTGAACGCATCGAGACAGCGCACCATATCCGCCATGAGGCTCACTTCCGCTCCGAGCGCCGTCAACGGTGCGGCCTCATTGTTGGAGAACGCTTGCTTCAGATGTTTACCCTGTGACATGAAGAGTGCTTTGGCGAGCTTCGACCAGGCATGCAGGTTAGCGATGGCTCCGGCCAGCAGAAAGCCCAGCAACACATAGATCGTGACCGCTATTTCCTCCCGGCCCCCAATGTCCTGCTCGGAGTGGATGATGGCTAGGGAAGCGGTCGCCAGAACGCCCAGCAGTCCGAGCTCGAACACGAGCACAACCGGCATGCAGCACATCTTGCGCCACTTCCAACCGCCATTTGCTTTTACTGGAAAATAAAGAAGATCCGCACATGAGCAAGCAATCGACTGGTGTTCCCTCCCTGCCCGGTGGTGATACTTACAAGGCCGTGGCCGAAAGGCACGGTACAGTCCGGTAGGCAGCGATCCGTAATGCAACTCGATGGCATCGAACAGTGAGGCAAGCATGAGGGCCACGGCAGCGTCCCCATTCGGTGCGGCACTGCTTGCCTCAGCAAAGTGGAACCGTACCGGCATCGGTTGCTGATCATTTTTCGGTCCTGGCGGATGGCAGAAGGCGACCTGCAGGATCAACCGCAACCGGCCCAGCTTCCGGGACATCGCATGGCTCAGCACGTACAGCCAATCGAGATCGTAGCGGCGATCGAGAAAATTGAACAGTATCTCGAGGGCGTAAATCAGCACCAACAGAATGCCTGCCGTCGCGAGGCCCCAAACGTAGCTCCCGGACGCTAGTCCGACCACGGTGCCGATCACAATGGCCAGATGCAGGCAGATGAGAAAAAACAGCCAGGACGCATTGATCTGCGGTTCCGACCACGAGTGCGCGAACGTTTTCATCTCTTCGCGCAGCTTCGCCAACAGAAAGCTCTTGCCGCTGCCCCACTTCGCGTACAGCCCAACCGTAATCGGTGTGGTAAGCGTCGGTTCACTCAGCACATCGGCCAACGCCGACGAGTACAGGCCGTAGCCGAGCATCCCCTCCGAGTCTTCGTTCGCGTTCAGCCGCCGGTTGCCAAACACCTGTCCAAGGATGGTCTTCTGGTGGGCCGCATCGATCGCGTACGGTGTTTCGCCCTCCTTGTTCGACCGGTACAGCAGCTGACCGTACTTTGGGTTGCTGAGCAGCGCCTCAACGATCGCCTTCGAGCGGGCACGCATCGCCACGTGCAGACACGTGTCACCGCGCTTATCCGTCGCGCCCACCTTCGCCTTccgctccagcagcatctgcaCGATCTCGAGGTTACGGTTGCGGACCGCCCGCAACAGCGCCGTATCGCCGTCTTTGGTAGAAAGCTCCAGATCGGGGTTCGACTGAAGAATCAGCTTCACGATCGCCGTGTGGCCCTTCTCGATGGCCATGTACAGTGCAgtctttttgtcttttcccTGTATGTCCACGTCCACGTGGCGCTTCATCAGTATATCCACCACCGTCCGGTGGCCGCCCTTGACGGCGTTTATTAGCGGCGTATCGCCGGCACGATCCTGCACGTTCAGGTAAGCACCGGCGGCAATCAGGGCCGACGCTATCTCGGTCTGGCCCTCGCGGCACGCGATCGACAGTGCCGTCATGCCATCCTTGTCCAGCGCGTTCACGTTCGGTTtgcgctccagcagcagcgtcacaCACTCCTGGAACCCACCACTGACCGAGACCAGCAGCGGCGTCCAGGAGTACATGCCCGCCGTATCGACATTGGCGCCCGCCTTCAGCAGTATATCCACGATCTCCGATTTGCCCTTCCGGCAGGCCCACACCAGTGGTGTCGTTCCGTACTGTAAGGCAGACCCGGCAGGCAGCAGtagaacaaaacacaatcgatTAGCTCAAATTCCAAatcccctcccctcccggaTCCCCATCAGTGTGCAGTTGCCCTTCCAGTTTCTTGGTTTCAAGTTAGCCttggccatgctgctgctatagCCATTGCCTAGCACCACCGGAGTCCGACCGGACGGAATAAAGcgtggaacaccttaaattttgccgcactcttctactcactgcagtgcccctagtggttgctactc
Proteins encoded in this region:
- the LOC126578990 gene encoding kinase D-interacting substrate of 220 kDa B isoform X2 produces the protein MDNDRRSYDHVRALVSSIHGSFAAAATQQLEEALDLTNNNSPLLATTPSSPERQHQQQQHDEQSSRPVSPTDGREERVAADGAATAPRGITEPGGPAESSATSSPVAVAASVATATVSSRSSTPTRLLHHRLRIPSLVVTSSLSPYHPGNLLAGVASTADSDHPQHRRFSFAIMRRHSNTALNRCDSMGSIGHRTLLQFLETDDLAGMKTFLGTRHLQVDDRDENNTTVLMVACGRGASHFVKELIARGADVQAQDLDSWTPLHFAAKAGHVEIVEMLLENGAQLEARDMGGWTPLMWSSYKGHTQCCSLLLQNHADFAAHGNYHLNPLLWASGRGHTEIVRLLVNSGAKVNVGDKYGTTPLVWACRKGKSEIVDILLKAGANVDTAGMYSWTPLLVSVSGGFQECVTLLLERKPNVNALDKDGMTALSIACREGQTEIASALIAAGAYLNVQDRAGDTPLINAVKGGHRTVVDILMKRHVDVDIQGKDKKTALYMAIEKGHTAIVKLILQSNPDLELSTKDGDTALLRAVRNRNLEIVQMLLERKAKVGATDKRGDTCLHVAMRARSKAIVEALLSNPKYGQLLYRSNKEGETPYAIDAAHQKTILGQVFGNRRLNANEDSEGMLGYGLYSSALADVLSEPTLTTPITVGLYAKWGSGKSFLLAKLREEMKTFAHSWSEPQINASWLFFLICLHLAIVIGTVVGLASGSYVWGLATAGILLVLIYALEILFNFLDRRYDLDWLYVLSHAMSRKLGRLRLILQVAFCHPPGPKNDQQPMPVRFHFAEASSAAPNGDAAVALMLASLFDAIELHYGSLPTGLYRAFRPRPLKANGGWKWRKMCCMPVVLVFELGLLGVLATASLAIIHSEQDIGGREEIAVTIYVLLGFLLAGAIANLHAWSKLAKALFMSQGKHLKQAFSNNEAAPLTALGAEVSLMADMVRCLDAFTGQQSRLVGVVDALDSCDTERTLTILNAIQTLLSGPQRPFVLLLAVDPHVIAKAAEANSRRLFTEGGIGGHDFLRNLVHLPVYLQNSGLRKVQRAQNTALNTHRRMMPDMGRDDDQPTAHLGHSASARRLSNASEIMSSQEKLRAMPSSSRGGSKKLRVSDSIASSIGSNLHKLGQNPPMDLSKIILTDDYFSDVNPRSMRRLMNVIYITVRLLKAFQIEFSWYRLSSWINLTEQWPLRASMIVLEHDQAGDSIDDSVPLQAVYDKVRPKLTCLREAVALLDLDRDERKLDAFLQLHKSDLLVSDLRIFLPFTINLDPYLRKVLKEDQQAMEDEGIIIPMKSTLPPMRPSAGGYVPGTRHHHGGILHPTPQQQQVNNLANWPNFYNPQPAAMALMNYYNQNLANLLTPAGASALLGDALTGKQQQNTALNNALSGIERNDSDQHSNVGSSASSGTIGRGKGSFHQKSQNGLPATVPPIDIDLSNVQLSTLTVDQLIELLEKVTDLKPAMERTGQILRENAISGRVLMYCNLEELKSVLNLSFGHWEMFKLLITALRESNQATQPAQRKLSKSTSFAKGTNGGPNDTMMELQDPVAQSTPPFGSASSSFQPIRQKSQNLLEKQVTLEEQMICGALQTLNEDAFEDVVSSERASPTGEMFSQFSLAPIRESSELSLQPRLTYNLTNPNLTELVATSNGTLNGDDGAGESESELRFQFGRSLGAGGGHHSRSHSLHDDALSSVVIIPPAYSASTTSTPSTNTTRPTNAPAGSINDTKL
- the LOC126578990 gene encoding kinase D-interacting substrate of 220 kDa B isoform X1, encoding MDNDRRSYDHVRALVSSIHGSFAAAATQQLEEALDLTNNNSPLLATTPSSPERQHQQQQHDEQSSRPVSPTDGREERVAADGAATAPRGITEPGGPAESSATSSPVAVAASVATATVSSRSSTPTRLLHHRLRIPSLVVTSSLSPYHPGNLLAGVASTADSDHPQHRRFSFAIMRRHSNTALNRCDSMGSIGHRTLLQFLETDDLAGMKTFLGTRHLQVDDRDENNTTVLMVACGRGASHFVKELIARGADVQAQDLDSWTPLHFAAKAGHVEIVEMLLENGAQLEARDMGGWTPLMWSSYKGHTQCCSLLLQNHADFAAHGNYHLNPLLWASGRGHTEIVRLLVNSGAKVNVGDKYGTTPLVWACRKGKSEIVDILLKAGANVDTAGMYSWTPLLVSVSGGFQECVTLLLERKPNVNALDKDGMTALSIACREGQTEIASALIAAGAYLNVQDRAGDTPLINAVKGGHRTVVDILMKRHVDVDIQGKDKKTALYMAIEKGHTAIVKLILQSNPDLELSTKDGDTALLRAVRNRNLEIVQMLLERKAKVGATDKRGDTCLHVAMRARSKAIVEALLSNPKYGQLLYRSNKEGETPYAIDAAHQKTILGQVFGNRRLNANEDSEGMLGYGLYSSALADVLSEPTLTTPITVGLYAKWGSGKSFLLAKLREEMKTFAHSWSEPQINASWLFFLICLHLAIVIGTVVGLASGSYVWGLATAGILLVLIYALEILFNFLDRRYDLDWLYVLSHAMSRKLGRLRLILQVAFCHPPGPKNDQQPMPVRFHFAEASSAAPNGDAAVALMLASLFDAIELHYGSLPTGLYRAFRPRPLKANGGWKWRKMCCMPVVLVFELGLLGVLATASLAIIHSEQDIGGREEIAVTIYVLLGFLLAGAIANLHAWSKLAKALFMSQGKHLKQAFSNNEAAPLTALGAEVSLMADMVRCLDAFTGQQSRLVGVVDALDSCDTERTLTILNAIQTLLSGPQRPFVLLLAVDPHVIAKAAEANSRRLFTEGGIGGHDFLRNLVHLPVYLQNSGLRKVQRAQNTALNTHRRMMPDMGRDDDQPTAHLGHSASARRLSNASEIMSSQEKLRAMPSSSRGGSKKLRVSDSIASSIGSNLHKLGQNPPMDLSKIILTDDYFSDVNPRSMRRLMNVIYITVRLLKAFQIEFSWYRLSSWINLTEQWPLRASMIVLEHDQAGDSIDDSVPLQAVYDKVRPKLTCLREAVALLDLDRDERKLDAFLQLHKSDLLVSDLRIFLPFTINLDPYLRKVLKEDQQAMEDEGIIIPMKSTLPPMRPSAGGYVPGTRHHHGGILHPTPQQQQVNNLANWPNFYNPQPAAMALMNYYNQNLANLLTPAGASALLGDALTGKQQQNTALNNALSGIERNDSDQHSNVGSSASSGTIGRGKGSFHQKSQNGLPATVPPIDIDLSNVQLSTLTVDQLIELLEKVTDLKPAMERTGQILRENAISGRVLMYCNLEELKSVLNLSFGHWEMFKLLITALRESNQATQPAQRKLSKSTSFAKGTNGGPNDTMMELQDPVAQSTPPFGSASSSFQPIRQKSQNLLEKQQPAKVHDYEYLQVTLEEQMICGALQTLNEDAFEDVVSSERASPTGEMFSQFSLAPIRESSELSLQPRLTYNLTNPNLTELVATSNGTLNGDDGAGESESELRFQFGRSLGAGGGHHSRSHSLHDDALSSVVIIPPAYSASTTSTPSTNTTRPTNAPAGSINDTKL